Genomic segment of Dehalogenimonas alkenigignens:
GGTCAAGTACTGTTTCCGGCTTGAAGCTATATGTCGTCATCTATGAGGATCTGGGCACCGCAGAACACCACTACACGGTGCGCGACGTTCTTTCTCCGGTCGCTATCGTGAGCCTGGCTTCCGGCGCCGTTCAACAATTTTCAGTCAAATCTAGCTACGGCGGCAGCCAGAGTAATCTGCAGGCCGTTGTTTTCATCAAATCCGCTTCCGGTGAAGTGCTGCAGGTGGCTCTGGCCGGCAAATAACCGCTCGTTAGAGATGAATCACTTTTTCTTTGGGGCGGGCGCTGCGGCGGCTTCTTTTTTCGCGGGCGCCGGTTTGGCGGCCGGCTTATCGGCGTACAGTTCCGGATGGTGTGTCCGACAGGTTTTGCACATAATTAGCGCCTCCTTGCGGTATTGATTATACCCCTCGAGCGGTTATCCCCCAATCATCGGGGTTTTCAAACCGGTTTGATATCGCATTTTTCGATCAGTGCGGAAAGCGCCCGGCGCGCCTGCGCCCGCTCCGCCCGTGCCTTTTGAAGGCTTTCCAGGAAAGGCGTCGGCTCATTCCGCCGCCAGGCTGCCTCGACGATGCGGTCAATCAGGCTGGCAAATCCCAGTCCGGACTGCAAAGCCGCCAGGGCAAAAGCGCTGGTGCGTTCCAGATACGGATTGGCGTTGACTTCCACCACCACCGGCGTCCCGGTGGCAGGCAGCCGGATATCGACTCGGGCGTAATCACGCACTTTTAAGGCGAAGGCTGCCTCGCGGCCGGCGGCGATGATGCGGGCCCGGGTTTCCGGCGCCAGATCGGTGGCCACCTGGACGTTGATGAACTGGTGATCCGGGTCGGAGTCGTCTTTCAGGGCTCGGCTGAAGACGCGGGGCGTCCCGGGCGGCAGGCTGGAAAAATCCAGTTCCATCAGCGGGAGGGCTTCGGGAGGGTCGTTGCCCAGGACGCCGACGTAAAATTCCCGGCCTTCGACATATTCCTCCACCAGAGCCTGTTCCTTCAGTTGGCTGTGGATGAAATCAATCCGCTCTACCAGCTTTGGATACTCGGTGACCAGCGACGCTTCCCCGATACCTAGCGAAGTATCGCCCCTGAGAGGTTTAACG
This window contains:
- a CDS encoding D-alanine--D-alanine ligase family protein, whose protein sequence is MDKLKISVLFWEERGPEATTHDEVVDQVTEALRGSGHEVSAIGLCDDLRELLDKLDEYRPDLVFNLCERFADNDNFEMNVTAVLEMLGQPFTGTGPQGMAARQDKVLTKKLLQFHDVPYPNYAVFDRHDIEFAGKMHFPLFVKPLRGDTSLGIGEASLVTEYPKLVERIDFIHSQLKEQALVEEYVEGREFYVGVLGNDPPEALPLMELDFSSLPPGTPRVFSRALKDDSDPDHQFINVQVATDLAPETRARIIAAGREAAFALKVRDYARVDIRLPATGTPVVVEVNANPYLERTSAFALAALQSGLGFASLIDRIVEAAWRRNEPTPFLESLQKARAERAQARRALSALIEKCDIKPV